A single window of Halobacillus naozhouensis DNA harbors:
- a CDS encoding universal stress protein: MFNRILLASDGSDHAERATHMAVKLTGPERQGKVTVTYIIDGSTSKADVLSEENSVILQAKRRERLQKTETILQDEKVNYEVKMIKGDPGPAIVKFANEKGFEVVVVGSRGLNSLQEMVLGSVSHKVAKRAECPVVIVK, from the coding sequence ATGTTTAATCGAATCCTATTAGCATCGGATGGGTCAGATCATGCTGAACGGGCCACACATATGGCAGTGAAATTAACAGGCCCAGAAAGGCAAGGGAAGGTCACTGTAACCTACATCATTGACGGTTCTACATCAAAGGCCGATGTGTTATCAGAAGAGAACAGCGTTATTCTTCAGGCCAAGCGGAGAGAGAGGCTGCAAAAAACAGAGACCATCCTGCAAGATGAAAAGGTTAATTATGAGGTGAAAATGATTAAAGGGGATCCAGGTCCTGCGATTGTCAAGTTTGCCAATGAGAAAGGTTTTGAGGTAGTGGTGGTCGGAAGCAGAGGACTAAATAGCCTCCAGGAAATGGTTCTTGGCAGTGTCAGTCATAAAGTGGCGAAACGTGCAGAGTGCCCTGTAGTTATAGTGAAGTGA
- a CDS encoding small acid-soluble spore protein P yields MSTPKGPKQQKQPNLPKSPDQPYGEPMSGSHKVKNANHSRQNQKSHHDM; encoded by the coding sequence ATGTCTACCCCTAAAGGACCGAAGCAGCAAAAACAACCGAATTTGCCCAAAAGTCCGGACCAACCTTATGGAGAACCCATGAGCGGATCCCATAAAGTTAAAAATGCCAACCATTCCCGCCAGAATCAAAAATCTCACCACGACATGTAA
- a CDS encoding restriction endonuclease gives MGLIEIAALIVAAISLVHLWVVRKSHHHKALTIMEQIETDDNLKRTLAMGIYYRFKNKGTVQTGEGEVVEEKYSKLFIKEDPVSFERFVANIFEKKFNGTAWVTNPSWDFGVDFDLTVKDEKYLAQVKCYKDDMGYEPIALLHSNVVKEEAAGGYVITTGSFNKNAVNYAHSLKNIHLINGVELVEYWLEGVKEVDKELVGEMEEA, from the coding sequence ATGGGATTAATTGAAATAGCAGCCCTAATTGTAGCAGCGATATCACTCGTGCACTTATGGGTAGTACGAAAATCACACCATCATAAGGCCTTAACGATTATGGAACAAATTGAAACCGATGATAACTTGAAAAGAACTCTTGCAATGGGAATTTATTATAGGTTCAAGAATAAGGGGACAGTACAAACAGGTGAAGGAGAAGTTGTAGAGGAAAAGTACTCCAAGCTATTTATCAAGGAAGACCCGGTCAGTTTTGAGAGGTTTGTGGCAAATATTTTTGAGAAGAAATTCAATGGCACTGCCTGGGTCACGAATCCTTCCTGGGATTTTGGCGTAGATTTTGATCTTACTGTAAAGGATGAGAAATATTTAGCACAGGTAAAATGCTATAAAGACGATATGGGCTATGAACCAATTGCTTTACTTCATTCAAATGTAGTGAAAGAAGAAGCGGCAGGAGGTTACGTCATTACCACCGGGTCTTTTAACAAAAATGCGGTGAATTATGCTCATTCACTTAAGAACATCCATCTTATTAATGGAGTGGAACTGGTAGAATATTGGCTGGAAGGTGTGAAAGAAGTGGATAAGGAGTTAGTAGGTGAAATGGAAGAAGCCTAA
- a CDS encoding DUF2292 domain-containing protein yields the protein MAEIDERKIKDIVSRLERLEFGSLVVTVHNGEVTQIDTTEKQRYTLDKGGTSNK from the coding sequence ATGGCAGAAATTGATGAAAGAAAGATTAAGGATATTGTGTCGAGGTTGGAAAGGTTAGAATTCGGTTCGTTGGTGGTTACTGTACACAATGGGGAAGTGACTCAGATTGATACCACAGAGAAACAACGTTATACACTGGATAAAGGTGGGACTAGCAATAAATAA
- a CDS encoding helix-turn-helix domain-containing protein: MTRLIELAKQAQNNDTTAMKAILELFEPKIKYSLKQTTPQEQEDLYQELTIRTIEIIRQYDIESTPGFWEFKHEIESRQ; this comes from the coding sequence ATGACCAGACTTATTGAATTGGCCAAGCAGGCTCAAAATAATGATACAACTGCAATGAAAGCTATCCTTGAATTATTCGAACCTAAAATTAAATATTCTTTGAAACAAACTACTCCCCAGGAACAAGAAGATCTTTATCAAGAATTGACAATTAGAACGATCGAAATTATACGTCAATACGATATTGAAAGCACCCCTGGATTCTGGGAGTTTAAACATGAAATAGAAAGTCGACAGTAA
- a CDS encoding sigma-70 family RNA polymerase sigma factor — protein MDRSHLSQGFQIKYQDLVPLIQENEDFFSNGLVQSFFQKIEHQYLLERTICHSEKAAEALNTAFKQYYATIRLTSQLSHSIRRHAIRFDQRRNKDNQHHLLILDKPLDYASDTVTHLDLIADNIAVPIDKLVIEQSNQLENQIESPTLYFAIRSLTPRQRYILEAAYLFNLKDTEIAEQEGVSQQFITKTRRKALSKIKLMVQDKTI, from the coding sequence ATGGACCGCAGCCACCTTTCCCAAGGTTTTCAAATTAAATATCAAGATTTGGTGCCGCTTATCCAGGAAAACGAAGATTTTTTCTCCAATGGATTGGTTCAATCATTCTTTCAAAAAATCGAACACCAATACTTACTTGAGAGAACGATTTGCCACTCTGAGAAGGCAGCCGAAGCTTTAAATACTGCCTTCAAGCAGTATTACGCTACGATTAGATTAACCAGCCAACTATCCCATAGCATAAGACGACACGCTATTCGATTTGACCAAAGAAGAAACAAAGATAATCAACATCATTTATTAATTTTGGATAAGCCCCTTGATTATGCCAGTGATACTGTTACACATCTGGATCTCATAGCAGATAACATAGCCGTGCCTATCGATAAATTAGTTATCGAACAATCCAATCAGTTAGAAAATCAAATTGAGAGTCCCACTCTATATTTTGCTATTCGTTCGCTAACACCACGCCAGCGTTACATTTTAGAAGCGGCTTATCTATTTAACTTGAAGGATACGGAAATCGCTGAACAGGAGGGTGTTTCACAACAATTTATTACAAAAACACGAAGGAAGGCCTTATCAAAAATTAAATTAATGGTTCAAGACAAAACGATCTGA
- a CDS encoding alkaline phosphatase D family protein: MNNNFSRGNGETLASLIKRGLAPVDGTLTASKAPVFKGNPFQLGVASGDPLPDGVVLWTRLAPEPLAEDGLGGMPDRKVPVQWEVSEDQNFRYVVQHGVALALPELAHSVHVELEGLEPNRYYYYRFKVGSEVSSTGRTKTAPSAGTPISSLSFAVASCQAWYHGYYTAYQHMTADDLDFVLFSGDYIYEYAINSNNLVRPVKLSSAHNVKIVTLDQYRLRYSLFKTDPDLQAAHAAFPWILTWDDHEVENNYADEDSQYGAFTYQFLQQRADAYQAYYENLPLRSTAIPTGPDMRLYRKFTFGDLAEFNVLDTRQYRDDYTSVIVSGSDVQQRLDPDRTILGEEQEQWLISNLKYSQATWNVLAQQVVMAEIDRDTGEGEAYSMDQWDGFAAERERVFSALKEHNVQNPIVLSADIHRHVAANLKEDFKNPDSATIGTEFVATSIASGKDGAETDSYGPVWLGNEHVKLYNAQRGYLRCHVTPDQWRTDHLVMPYISSPGAPMNSYATFNVENGKPGLQGDSIMNQELERQSLVD, translated from the coding sequence ATGAATAACAATTTTTCAAGAGGAAACGGGGAAACACTTGCATCTTTAATTAAAAGGGGACTTGCACCAGTGGATGGTACGCTGACAGCATCCAAGGCACCTGTGTTTAAAGGGAATCCGTTTCAATTAGGTGTAGCCTCTGGAGACCCGCTTCCTGACGGTGTTGTGCTATGGACAAGACTTGCGCCAGAGCCATTAGCTGAGGATGGACTAGGTGGGATGCCTGATCGTAAGGTTCCTGTACAGTGGGAAGTGTCTGAGGATCAGAATTTCCGCTACGTGGTGCAGCATGGAGTGGCATTAGCTTTGCCAGAATTGGCTCATTCAGTACATGTTGAATTGGAGGGGCTTGAACCAAATCGCTACTATTATTATCGTTTTAAAGTAGGCTCTGAAGTCAGCTCTACGGGCAGGACAAAAACAGCCCCGTCTGCAGGGACGCCGATTTCTTCTTTATCCTTTGCAGTCGCATCTTGCCAGGCTTGGTATCATGGCTATTACACGGCGTATCAACATATGACGGCAGATGATTTGGATTTTGTTCTTTTTTCAGGCGATTATATTTACGAATATGCGATAAATTCAAATAACCTCGTTCGTCCTGTAAAACTTTCGAGTGCGCACAATGTGAAAATTGTTACCCTTGATCAATATCGTCTTAGATACTCACTCTTTAAAACGGATCCTGACCTCCAAGCTGCCCATGCCGCTTTTCCTTGGATTCTGACATGGGATGACCATGAAGTAGAGAACAACTACGCAGATGAAGATTCCCAGTATGGTGCATTTACTTATCAATTTCTTCAGCAGCGGGCTGATGCTTATCAGGCTTATTATGAAAACCTTCCGCTCAGGAGTACTGCTATTCCTACGGGACCAGACATGAGACTATACCGCAAGTTTACTTTTGGAGATTTGGCTGAATTTAACGTCTTAGATACACGCCAGTACCGGGATGATTATACTTCAGTAATTGTGAGCGGGTCGGATGTGCAGCAGCGTCTAGATCCGGACCGAACCATATTAGGGGAAGAGCAGGAGCAATGGTTGATAAGTAATCTAAAATATTCACAAGCAACATGGAATGTCCTGGCTCAGCAGGTTGTCATGGCAGAAATCGATCGGGATACAGGAGAAGGTGAGGCTTATAGTATGGATCAGTGGGATGGTTTTGCGGCCGAACGTGAGCGCGTTTTTTCAGCATTAAAGGAACATAACGTTCAAAATCCAATTGTTCTCTCTGCCGATATCCACCGTCATGTGGCAGCTAATCTTAAAGAGGATTTCAAGAACCCTGATTCGGCTACTATTGGTACTGAGTTCGTAGCTACTTCCATTGCTTCTGGAAAAGACGGGGCGGAGACAGATAGTTATGGGCCCGTTTGGCTCGGGAATGAGCATGTGAAGCTGTACAACGCCCAGCGTGGATATTTACGCTGTCATGTCACTCCTGATCAATGGCGAACCGACCACCTTGTTATGCCTTATATCTCTAGTCCAGGGGCCCCTATGAACTCCTATGCTACTTTCAATGTGGAAAATGGTAAGCCTGGATTACAGGGAGATAGCATAATGAACCAAGAATTGGAAAGACAAAGCCTGGTAGATTAG
- the cyoE gene encoding heme o synthase, with protein MRSNVKTDKSIKESSLPIPKQALSKVLAETIKTGIVKSNVIAMFAGLALALYVNGISPLTKLPEVIFALIGSSLVIGAAGAFNNLYDRDIDAIMDRTKNRPTVTGRMELKSTLTLGISMTLLGLIILALASPLAAVFGFIGLFIYVVPYTMWSKRKTIYNTEIGSLSGAVPPLIGWAAISSNLLNPGIIGLFVIMVLWQMPHFYAIAIRRHDEYKAAKVPMLPVVKGLKRTYIQTNIYLVALIAASFLLASLSTGIMLVALLLSTAWLVVSIVGYRKMAPEKWAKTMFIFSLNHLTILFSTIIVYSFVGSFFK; from the coding sequence ATGAGAAGTAATGTAAAGACGGACAAAAGCATTAAAGAGTCTTCTCTTCCTATACCAAAGCAGGCTTTGTCAAAAGTCCTAGCTGAAACGATTAAAACAGGGATTGTCAAATCAAATGTGATTGCCATGTTTGCAGGTCTTGCTCTGGCTCTATATGTGAATGGAATCAGCCCGCTTACGAAGCTGCCAGAGGTCATCTTTGCCTTGATTGGCTCGTCTCTTGTCATCGGTGCAGCAGGAGCTTTTAATAATTTATATGACCGCGATATTGATGCCATCATGGACCGGACCAAGAATCGCCCAACTGTAACGGGGAGGATGGAACTGAAATCTACCCTCACCCTTGGAATATCCATGACATTGTTAGGCCTTATCATTCTTGCACTGGCGTCACCGCTTGCTGCAGTCTTTGGCTTTATTGGGTTATTTATTTATGTTGTTCCCTACACCATGTGGTCAAAACGAAAAACGATTTACAATACAGAAATCGGCAGCTTGTCAGGGGCCGTACCGCCACTGATCGGATGGGCAGCAATTTCTTCTAACCTGCTTAACCCTGGGATAATTGGCTTATTTGTTATTATGGTTCTCTGGCAAATGCCTCACTTTTATGCGATTGCCATTCGCCGCCATGATGAATATAAAGCTGCTAAAGTGCCGATGCTCCCTGTGGTAAAAGGACTTAAACGCACCTATATTCAAACGAATATTTATTTAGTTGCCCTTATTGCCGCCAGTTTCTTATTAGCTTCACTTTCTACAGGTATTATGCTGGTAGCTTTACTATTAAGTACAGCATGGCTCGTAGTAAGCATTGTTGGTTATAGAAAAATGGCACCTGAAAAATGGGCAAAAACCATGTTCATTTTCTCTCTAAACCATTTAACGATTCTATTTTCTACGATAATTGTATACTCATTTGTCGGTTCCTTTTTCAAATAA